A region from the Aphis gossypii isolate Hap1 chromosome 1, ASM2018417v2, whole genome shotgun sequence genome encodes:
- the LOC114128076 gene encoding mitochondrial chaperone BCS1 encodes MPLNDLLSTLGDNPYFGAGFGLFGLGLGAAVLRKGASAGLVLFRRNFMMTLEVPCRDKSYQWVLLWVTQKAAKRTQHLSVETTFEQMDTGRVNTTYHFLPSIGVHLIEYNGKYIQVTRTREQQSLDLHAGVPWENVVLTAFGTNKSLFTNILEEARQMALKTLEGRTIVYTALGSEWRPFGHPQKPRPLTSVVLDDGISERILKDVQKFISKPYWYIERGIPYRRGYLLHGPPGCGKTSFIKALAGELQYGVCLLNLSERGLTDDRLNYLMTAAPQNTIILLEDVDAAFGGRHESKQVASAYDGLSRVTLSGLLNALDGAASSEARILFMTTNYIERLDAALIRPGRVDSKEYIGHCSQSQIERMYNRFFLENSNNEKYAKEFAETVFKTGKPASAAQIQGYFMLFEDSSPSELIKNYNLIWDT; translated from the exons atgcCGCTGAATGATCTACTATCCACGCTCGGTGACAATCCGTACTTCGGCGCCGGCTTTGGTCTGTTCGGGCTCGGATTGGGAGCTGCTGTGTTGCGCAAGGGTGCTTCCGCTGGTTTAGTGTTGTTTCGTCGAAATTTCATGATGACCTTGGAAGTACCGTGCCGTGACAAAAGTTATCAATGGGTACTGCTGTGGGTAACGCAAAAGGCAGCCAAGCGTACTCAGCACCTGAGCGTAGAGACAACTTTTGAGCAAATGGATACTGGACGGGTGAACACTACATATCATTTCTTACCCAGCATTGGAGTACATTTGATCGA atATAATGGGAAATATATTCAAGTAACAAGAACAAGGGAACAACAATCATTAGATTTGCATGCTGGTGTTCCATGGGAAAATGTTGTACTTACAGCATTTGGAACAAATAAGTCGCTATTCACTAATATATTAGAAGaag CTCGTCAGATGGctttaaaaacattagaaGGCCGTACAATAGTATATACTGCTTTAGGATCAGAATGGCGTCCTTTTGGACATCCACAAAAACCCAGGCCTCTAACATCTGTTGTATTAGATGATGGTATTTCTGAAAGAATATTAAAGGAtgtacaaaaatttatttccaaACCTTATTGGTACATTGAACGTGGGATACCATATAGAAGAGGATATTTATTACACGGTCCACCTGGTTGTGGAAAAACATCTTTTATTAAAGCTTTAGCTGGAGAATTGCAGTATGgtgtatgtttattaaatttaagtgaaCGTGGGCTTACAGATGAtagattaaactatttaatgacTGCTGCTCctcaaaatacaattatattattagaagatGTTGATGCAGCTTTTGGTGGAAGACATGAATCTAAAcaag ttgcttCTGCTTATGATGGACTAAGTCGGGTAACACTAAGTGGCTTATTAAATGCTCTTGATGGAGCTGCTTCATCTGAAgctagaatattatttatgacgaCAAATTACATTGAAAG aCTAGATGCTGCATTGATTAGACCTGGTAGAGTAGATTCAAAGGAATATATTGGCCATTGTTCACAGTCACAAATTGAACGAATGTATAATCGATTTTTCCTAGAAAATAgcaacaatgaaaaatatgctAAAGAGTTTGCAGaaactgtttttaaaactGGAAAACCTGCAAGTGCAGCTCAAATACAaggttattttatgttatttgaaGATTCTTCTCCCAGTGAATTAATTaagaattacaatttaatttgggatacataa